Proteins from one Euwallacea similis isolate ESF13 chromosome 13, ESF131.1, whole genome shotgun sequence genomic window:
- the kek1 gene encoding leucine-rich repeat-containing protein 24 — protein sequence MRFLALLGVIAVFAVSASSESCPSICTCKWKNGKRTVECMERGLIKIPESADPETQVLDLSVNNIQILPKETFYRSGLLNLQRLFLKSCRLGQIDDRAFKGVTNLIELDLSSNLLTAIPSHTFRDTPFLRELIISNNPIQKIDSGAFSNIPSLIKLDISNCEIKTVVPGAFKGIDGLESLKINDNYLTELLSNTVQNLSKLHGVELHNNPWFCDCRLREVKKWLKGHNIPYPIAPRCNGGPERLMKKSFAEIHIDDLACKPDILPANRYIETAAGENATIICRASAQPAPQIKWYWNGKLLANNSFFSNHQKITILELSLGEHEKKGILVISNVQEVDAVEFFCAAENRAGSSETNFTLRVISRPLGITSLGNGQIAGLSAALAVLILLVLVIISVLLMRVRRSPYVETKTPRQLEVVTVVNGSALPNGKAAISPISGIQPTERKQPSELNLCNPIQKPPRVNDPPPSGFISPSSNSGNNPDLINDMRQQEATEVPSTAPEQYKERPASGEYSRNVDSLYPSSLWDSDSYNIQRVGSNSGFSYDDKTPIIEGNCANQLDESSSYRNKALGYPPDYGLPLPMSEMASSATQVSLPASTKTLRVWQKGGVPVLPPVTALKRALSSSRNSPDEGYQEGCGTDV from the coding sequence ATGCGTTTTCTTGCTCTTTTAGGGGTCATAGCAGTATTCGCAGTTTCGGCAAGTTCGGAATCGTGTCCCTCGATATGCACGTGCAAGTGGAAGAACGGCAAAAGGACTGTGGAGTGTATGGAGCGGGGGCTGATAAAAATCCCCGAGAGTGCCGATCCGGAAACGCAAGTCTTGGATCTTTCTGTTAACAACATCCAGATCTTGCCGAAGGAAACGTTCTATCGGTCCGGGCTTCTAAACCTACAGCGATTGTTCTTGAAGAGCTGCCGTTTGGGTCAAATAGACGACCGAGCTTTCAAGGGAGTTACTAACCTCATCGAGCTGGACTTGTCCAGTAACCTCCTCACTGCGATTCCCTCCCACACGTTCCGAGACACACCCTTCCTTCGCGAGTTGATAATCTCCAATAATCCCATTCAAAAGATAGATTCTGGGGCTTTCAGCAACATACCAAGCCTCATCAAACTGGACATCTCCAACTGCGAGATCAAAACTGTAGTGCCTGGAGCTTTCAAGGGAATCGATGGTTTGGAATCTCTGAAGATCAATGACAACTATTTAACAGAGCTGCTATCTAACACTGTGCAAAACTTATCAAAGTTGCACGGAGTAGAGCTGCACAACAACCCCTGGTTCTGCGACTGTCGTTTAAGGGAGGTTAAGAAGTGGTTGAAGGGCCATAACATCCCTTACCCGATTGCTCCTAGATGCAATGGCGGTCCAGAGAGATTAATGAAAAAGTCATTTGCTGAGATCCACATCGATGATCTGGCTTGCAAACCTGACATACTACCAGCTAATCGCTATATTGAAACTGCTGCTGGGGAGAATGCTACTATTATATGTCGCGCAAGCGCACAACCAGCTCCCCAGATCAAGTGGTATTGGAATGGGAAACTATTGGCGAAcaactcatttttttctaaccaCCAGAAGATCACTATCTTAGAATTGTCCCTGGGAGAGCATGAAAAGAAGGGCATTTTGGTGATTAGCAACGTTCAAGAGGTCGATGCTGTAGAGTTCTTCTGTGCTGCAGAAAATCGTGCCGGAAGCTCAGAAACCAACTTCACTTTGAGGGTGATCTCCAGGCCCTTAGGGATTACTTCCCTGGGAAATGGACAGATCGCAGGCTTAAGTGCAGCATTGGCAGTGCTAATTTTGCTGGTTTTGGTGATTATCTCAGTGTTGCTGATGCGAGTGAGGCGCAGCCCTTACGTGGAGACAAAAACCCCTCGCCAGCTGGAAGTGGTGACTGTCGTCAATGGATCAGCATTGCCTAATGGAAAAGCGGCGATTTCCCCTATTAGCGGAATTCAACCCACCGAAAGAAAACAGCCTAGTGAACTGAATCTATGCAATCCCATTCAAAAGCCTCCAAGGGTCAACGACCCCCCTCCAAGCGGATTCATCTCACCTTCCTCGAACTCTGGCAACAACCCGGATTTAATAAACGATATGAGGCAGCAGGAGGCCACCGAGGTGCCTTCAACGGCTCCTGAGCAATACAAAGAGCGCCCCGCAAGCGGCGAGTATAGCAGGAATGTGGATTCCTTATACCCTTCCAGTTTATGGGACAGTGATTCCTACAACATCCAAAGAGTGGGCAGCAATTCGGGCTTCAGTTACGACGACAAGACTCCCATCATTGAAGGGAATTGTGCCAACCAGCTAGATGAATCATCGAGCTACAGGAACAAAGCTCTGGGTTACCCACCAGACTATGGTCTTCCACTGCCCATGTCCGAAATGGCTTCCTCAGCTACGCAAGTAAGCCTTCCGGCTTCCACGAAAACCTTGAGAGTGTGGCAAAAGGGCGGAGTACCAGTGCTGCCTCCAGTCACGGCCCTCAAAAGGGCTTTGAGCAGTAGTAGAAACTCCCCGGATGAAGGGTACCAAGAAGGGTGCGGCACTGATGTTTAA